In Armatimonadota bacterium, the genomic stretch TTGTAGGTTCCTCCGTAAAGGCTGCTGGAACTGATAATCTCGTCTCCGGCTTCGGCGATGGTAGTGAGGGCAAGGGTGATTGCGGCTTGTCCGCTGGCGGTGGCAACGGCTGCGGTGCCACCTTCAAGAGTCGCAACTCGCTGCTCCAGGACGTCAGTTGTTGGGTTCATCAACCGGGTGTAGATGTTTCCGAACTCCTGGAGTCCGAAAAGGCGAGCGGCGTGGGAAGTGTCGTCGAAGACGTACGAGGTGGTTTGGTAAATCGGTACGGCGCGAGATTTTGTGGTCGGATCGACTTTTTGACCGGCGTGGAGGGCGAGGGTTTCGAAGGCCGGAGATGTGGAGGTTGAAGTTGACATAGGTCAATTGTTGACGAACCCATGGACGGTTCGACTACCAAAGGCGTCGCCGCCTTCATTTCATTAGGCGAATGCGTGATTCGCCTAATATCCTGTCTCGATCTGGGGCAAGGAAGAAATGCCGGCGACTAGCGAGCGATGACGACGGGTTCGATTGCATCCATCCAATACTCTTTCTTGCCGTAATACTTATGCAACAGGGTCTCGTAGTCTCGGTTGAGTAGCGTCTCGGCGGTGTACTCGGGGGCAGCGTGAATTTGCTCTTGGGTCAAGCTAAGCTTGACGATTTTGGTTGGGAAGCTGATGTGCTCGATCCAATGAGGTGAAACCAGCACCTGCTTGCCATGGAACACGGCTCCGGTGTCGACAACCAGATATCGGATCGCCCAGGTTTCTGGGTCAAGCACGAAGTCGTTCACATGCCCAATATCCCCGTTCGTCGTCGAGACGTGATAGCCGGTTACTTCGGCGGAACTTCGAAGCTCGGGATCCCAGGCCCTGCTCGTTTCGTCGGTATAAGTCCAGGCCGCGGGATCGCGCATAATCGCCGGGTATCCGCCCCAAACGTAGGGTCCGTTCCAGTAGAGCGGCCAGCCGTAGTAGTCGTAATAGGTCTCTTCGAACTGGCGCGAGATGGGGAGGTGAGATTCGAGATTCGGGCCATCTTCGACCTGCTTCTTTGAGAGGCTTAGAACCAGGTGGCGACTGGCGGTATTGACCTCGATCATTGAGTATGGCGAGAGGAGCACCTTGTGGCCCATGAGCCAGTTTCCGGTGTCTACGACTGCGTAACGAATCGACCAGAATCGATCATCGAAGTAGAACTCCTTGATCTTCCCAAACTCTTCGCCGAAACTGGCGAGACTGAATCCAATAAGCCGATTGATGGTGGTTAGCATTAGGTTCAAATCGCCCCAATGGGCGATCTCTTACCATCGAGCTTGGCAACATATTTCCTCGCGCGGTAGTCCGCACTTTTCTGCCCCTGATTACGTGTCAGCGGTTAGTCAGACAACTTAGAGCCCAAGCTTCGACCACATCGAATCGACTTTGGCCACGACGTCATCCGCCATCGTGATGAGCTTGGGATACGGCCGGGAGAAGCCGTTCTCGCCGGGCCACTTGTGGGTGCAGTCGAAGCCGATTTTGCCGCCGAACCCCTCGGCGAGCGAGGCGTGATCCAATTGGTCGATCGGACCCTTGTTCATGAGCGTATCTCGGGATGGATCGCAGTTCGCCCCGATACGGAAGAGGCACTCGCCGATGTCCTGGACGTCGCAGTCTTCGTCGAAGATGAAGACGAATTTGGTGAACGAGAGTCCGCCGAGGCCCCAGATCGCGTTCATCACCTTGTAGGCGTGGCCGGGATACTTTTTCTTGATCGAAACGAACGCCATGTTGTGGAACGTCGCCTCGACGGGCAGGTTCATATCGACGATCTCGGGGACCGTGAGGTTGATCATGGGCATAAAGATGCGCTCGACGGCTTTGCCCATCCAGCCGTCTTCCATCGGCGGCTGACCGACGATGGTCGCGGGGTAGATCGCCTTGTCGCGCATCGTGATCGCGGTGACGTGGAGGACGGGGAAGTCCTCGGCGAGCGAATAATAGCCAGTGTGGTCGCCGAAGGGCCCTTCGAGCTTCTTCTCAGAAGGGTCAATGTAGCCTTCGATGACGAACTCAGCGTCGGCGGGGACCATGACGTCGACGGTTTTACACTTCACGGTTTCGACCCGCTGCTTGCGAAGGAATCCCGCGAAAAGCATCTCATCAATTCCGGGGGGTAGTGGGGAGATTGCGGAGAAGTTGTAAACGGGGTCTCCGCCCAGGACGACGGCGACTTCGAGGTTCTGCTTCTTCTCCGCAGCGTCTTCCATCTGGCGCGCACCGGTTTTGTGCATCTGCCAGTGCATTCCGCAGGTTCGTTCATCGTGAATCTGGACGCGGTACATTCCGACGTTCCGCTTGCCAGTGTTGGGGTCGTGGGTGAAGACGAGAGGCAGGGTGACGAACGGTCCACCGTCCTCAGGCCAGCAGGTCAGGACAGGAAGTTTGCGGAGGTCGATCTCATCCCCTTGCCAAACGATCTCTTGACAAGCGGCTTTGGTGACTTCCTTCGGCGGAATGTTCTTCATTTCGCCAAGTAGCCAAGGGAGCTTTTTGAGAGCCTCGATGGGACCCTTTGGAAGTTCGGGTTTGAGGAGCTCGGCGATACGTCCCGAGTGCTCTTCGAAGTCATCGCAAGACAAGGCCCAGCTCATCCGCTGGCGGGTTGCCATGGTATTGATCGCAACAGGGAAGTCGTACTTGCGCCGATCCGTCGGCCTGTTCTCGGGGTGAATCGAAGGGTTCCGCATCACCGCGCTTTGGGGGTTTGGGCTGGATGTTCGGTGGGTGGGACCGACCACGTTTTCGAACAGGAGCGCAGGTCCGCCCTTCTTTACCACCCGATCCGTAATCTCGGTGATTTCCAGATACGGCGACACCTCTTCCGTGATTCGTTTGAGTTCCCCCTTCGATTCAAGGAACTCAAGGAAATGTCGGTAGTCGCGGTAGGCCATTGGCTGATAGAGTCTACGCGATGGGAACTTTCAAAGTTTTGTGAAAGTGAATCCTGCCCCTCAGCCTTGTCGTACAATCAATAAAATGGTCGCCGCTCTGACACTTCTCATCTGCAAGCCGGACATCGGTGATGAGATCATCGCGACTCAAGTCCGCTTGGGAAAACTTGGCTTACCGGCATCCAAGGCAGATCTCGCAAAGTTTGATCCAACTCCGGTCGCTATCGCCGCCGACAAGCAGTTTGCGGGCTTGGCAAACTCAGTTCGACCGCTTGCAACTGCCAGGTATCAGAAGCAGCCACTGCCCACAATAGATTGGAATCGGCTGTCGGCGAGTATTGACAAGCTGACCAGTCAACAAACGTCATTCTTTGCTGTCAAAGTCGGCGATCTATTGAGCTTTCCCAGATATTCCAGCGGCAAGGCGCTCACCAAAGAGCTAGCTGCTCAAGCAGAAGCTGATGCTTCATCCGGCAACAAGGTGCGTTGCCTCAAACTTCTCAAAACTGCGCACGCTCTTTCAACGCACATAAGTTGGAACCAGGATTTCGTAGGTGTGTTTAGCGGTCGCGCCGCTTTCGGAATCTATGTTGGCTCAATGAAGAGGGTTGCGATGATTCGTCCGCTCTGGCTAAAGGGCCACCCCGAGCTCTTTCGACCGCTAGGTAACTCAAATTTCAGCCTTCTGTTCAAGCGCGAATACATATCGACGTTGAAAACTGTAGGTAATACGTTTCCGCTTGAAAAGCAGGCACTACCAAAAGACAAGCGTTCACTTGAGGGTTTGTTGGTCGGCCTTCAAAACTGGGAGCTCATGTACCCGAAAGTTAAAAGCGCAAACAGCTGGTCTGAAGCGGCAAAGGGATACTCGTCGGTATTCACAAAGATGAGAAACATCGAAGTAGGAACCAAAACTCAAGGTGCAAGCAGTGAAGATAAATTCACTATGACTCCTGATATGTTGATTGACGGGGCCCTTATCGACGCCAAACTTGCTCAGATGAACCAGGATCTGGCGAAAATTGGGAAGCGTTAACTTCCCAACTTCTCAAACAACGCTGCTTCCAGCTTCTCCCGAACGTCGTCGATCGTAATCTTCTCGAGAACTTCGGCGGCAAATGCGTAAACCAGAAGCCCCTGAGCTTCCGCCAGAGGAATTCCTCGGGCGCGAAGATAGAACAGTGCGTCCTCTCGAAGCTGACCGATGGTGGCACCGTGCGTGCACTTGACGTCGTCGGCGAAGATTTCAAGCTGGGGCTTGGTGTTCATCGTCGCGGTTGGCGAGAGCAGGATCGCCTGGTTGGTTTGCTTTGCGTCGGTCTTCTGGGCGTCTTCGTAAACGAAGATTTTGCCGTTGAAGACGCCGACTCCCGAGTCCTTAAGGATCGACTTGTAGACCTCGAACGACTGGCAGTTTGGCAATGCGTGGTCGATTCGGGTGTGGTTATCGATGATCTGAGATCCAACTGCAACGTTTGCGCTGTTGAGCCAGGTTTCGCAGTGCTCACCACCGACGTAGGCGTTGATATCGCAGCGCGATACAGATGCGCCAAAGTTGATGTTGTTAGAGGTGTAGACCGAGGTGGCTGCTTGATCCACAAACACGTTTGCGATGTGGGTTGAAGCCAGACTCTCGTTCTGAACTCGGTTGTGCTCCAGCCGAGCAGATTTGGCAAGTCTCACTTCGGTGACCGGAATTGTCACTCCGTTCCCAACGAAGGTCACGTACGACTCAAGAACCTTCGCTTCGGCATTCTCGCCGAGGACGATGAGGTTGCGCGGGAACGATAGTGCCGAAACTTCGGTGGAAGACACAACGTGGACGATGTGGATCGGTCGCTCAACCGAGACGTTTTTCTCAAGGAACACCAAGGTTCCGTCACCGAGATACGCCGTGTTCAGATCAACAAATCGGAGATCGTTGGTCGAGCCTAGGCGCCCGTCAAAATGGGCAATTGAGCCGAGATGAGACTTGATCTCTTCCTCAAAGCCACTAGCCTCCGAGAAAGCACCAATGTACGCGCCATTCGGCAGGGAGTCGGTGGAGGACAAATCCGGAGCGAACTGACCGTTCACGAAAACGACGGTAATTGCGTCCACATCACCGAGTAACAGCGAAGCGATATTCTCTCGATCCAAGTTCGCGCCGAAACCGAATCGGTACTTCGTTTCCGTCAGGGCATGAAATGGGGTGTATTTGAACTCTTCATCCCGCGTGGTCGGAATCCCCGACTCGCGGTAGCGACGAATCGCTGCCGCTCGAAGATCTTCGAAGCCAGGAAGGCCGTCAACGGTGAGGACCGGAAGCAGCTCGTCGTATGCCGCGACCAAAGGGTCTGAAGATGAGAGAGTCGCCGTCATGCCCGTGCCGCCAGTTCCTCTTTAATGAAGTCGTAGCCCTTCTCTTCAAGCTCCAGAGCAAGTTCTTTGCCGCCAGACTTGACGATTCGACCGTCCATGAGAACGTGGACGAAGTCGGGGACGATGTAGTCCAGAAGCCGCTGGTAGTGAGTGATCACCAGAATTCCGCGATCTCCGCCGCGAAGAGCGTTCACACCGTTCGCCACAATCTTCAAAGCGTCGATATCGAGACCGGAATCAGTTTCGTCCAGAACGCAGAACTTAGGGTCAAGCATTGCCATCTGGAAGATTTCGTTTCGCTTCTTCTCACCACCGCTGAACCCTTCGTTGACTGAGCGAGAGAGCATTGCCGGGTCAAGCTCCATGAGAGCCGCCTTCTGTTTGACCAGCGCCATGAACTCTTTCGGAGGAATATCTTCCTGTCCGTGATATTTTCGAATCGCATTGATCGCCGAGCGCAGGAAATAAGTGTTGGTCACACCGGGAATCTCTACTGGATACTGGAAGGCAAGGAATAAACCTTCGGCGGCTCGCTCGTCCGGCTCCAGTTCCAGCAAATCCTGCTCAAACAGCTCGACAGATCCACCGGTGACTTCGTAGTCAGACCGACCTGCAAGAACCGATGCAAGGGTTGACTTCCCCGACCCGTTTGGACCCATGATCGCATGGACCTCGCCGGGATTGATGGTCAGGTTGATTCCCTTCAGGATTTCTTTATCTTCAACGCGCGCAGAGAGGTCTTTGATGGTCAACATGGGGTGCAGTGGTTCCTACGTATCATTGAGAAGGAAAGTTGACTAAAAAGTCAAGGTTGACAATTTCTGAACCTAGAGTGAAGTTAGTGCGTCATATGAGATACTTCAGGTTCGCTATGTCGCTACGCTGTTCTCTCATCGGATTTGTGCTGCTGTTGCTCACTTTGGTTGGTTGCGGCGGAGGCGGAGGCGGGATGGCGAGCGGCCTCAATTACCGCACGAACTGGGGATTAAACGGCGCACCTGGGCAGTTGAGCGGTCAGTCCCAAAGAATTACTGTTCGCGATATGAATGGGGTTGATGTCACGAGTGCGGTGCTCCGGAACCCGACGCAAGACATCGAGGATGTCAACTTTGCCATCTCAAACGGCAACTATCAAGTGATCATCCAGCTG encodes the following:
- a CDS encoding PRC-barrel domain-containing protein; amino-acid sequence: MLTTINRLIGFSLASFGEEFGKIKEFYFDDRFWSIRYAVVDTGNWLMGHKVLLSPYSMIEVNTASRHLVLSLSKKQVEDGPNLESHLPISRQFEETYYDYYGWPLYWNGPYVWGGYPAIMRDPAAWTYTDETSRAWDPELRSSAEVTGYHVSTTNGDIGHVNDFVLDPETWAIRYLVVDTGAVFHGKQVLVSPHWIEHISFPTKIVKLSLTQEQIHAAPEYTAETLLNRDYETLLHKYYGKKEYWMDAIEPVVIAR
- a CDS encoding menaquinone biosynthesis decarboxylase, whose protein sequence is MAYRDYRHFLEFLESKGELKRITEEVSPYLEITEITDRVVKKGGPALLFENVVGPTHRTSSPNPQSAVMRNPSIHPENRPTDRRKYDFPVAINTMATRQRMSWALSCDDFEEHSGRIAELLKPELPKGPIEALKKLPWLLGEMKNIPPKEVTKAACQEIVWQGDEIDLRKLPVLTCWPEDGGPFVTLPLVFTHDPNTGKRNVGMYRVQIHDERTCGMHWQMHKTGARQMEDAAEKKQNLEVAVVLGGDPVYNFSAISPLPPGIDEMLFAGFLRKQRVETVKCKTVDVMVPADAEFVIEGYIDPSEKKLEGPFGDHTGYYSLAEDFPVLHVTAITMRDKAIYPATIVGQPPMEDGWMGKAVERIFMPMINLTVPEIVDMNLPVEATFHNMAFVSIKKKYPGHAYKVMNAIWGLGGLSFTKFVFIFDEDCDVQDIGECLFRIGANCDPSRDTLMNKGPIDQLDHASLAEGFGGKIGFDCTHKWPGENGFSRPYPKLITMADDVVAKVDSMWSKLGL
- the sufD gene encoding Fe-S cluster assembly protein SufD, with the protein product MTATLSSSDPLVAAYDELLPVLTVDGLPGFEDLRAAAIRRYRESGIPTTRDEEFKYTPFHALTETKYRFGFGANLDRENIASLLLGDVDAITVVFVNGQFAPDLSSTDSLPNGAYIGAFSEASGFEEEIKSHLGSIAHFDGRLGSTNDLRFVDLNTAYLGDGTLVFLEKNVSVERPIHIVHVVSSTEVSALSFPRNLIVLGENAEAKVLESYVTFVGNGVTIPVTEVRLAKSARLEHNRVQNESLASTHIANVFVDQAATSVYTSNNINFGASVSRCDINAYVGGEHCETWLNSANVAVGSQIIDNHTRIDHALPNCQSFEVYKSILKDSGVGVFNGKIFVYEDAQKTDAKQTNQAILLSPTATMNTKPQLEIFADDVKCTHGATIGQLREDALFYLRARGIPLAEAQGLLVYAFAAEVLEKITIDDVREKLEAALFEKLGS
- the sufC gene encoding Fe-S cluster assembly ATPase SufC is translated as MLTIKDLSARVEDKEILKGINLTINPGEVHAIMGPNGSGKSTLASVLAGRSDYEVTGGSVELFEQDLLELEPDERAAEGLFLAFQYPVEIPGVTNTYFLRSAINAIRKYHGQEDIPPKEFMALVKQKAALMELDPAMLSRSVNEGFSGGEKKRNEIFQMAMLDPKFCVLDETDSGLDIDALKIVANGVNALRGGDRGILVITHYQRLLDYIVPDFVHVLMDGRIVKSGGKELALELEEKGYDFIKEELAARA